One window of Maridesulfovibrio frigidus DSM 17176 genomic DNA carries:
- a CDS encoding HD domain-containing phosphohydrolase: MGKARILFVDDEINLLKSVKAMFRKQYSVDIAEGPEKGLEMIQNGNKYAVIISDLKMPGMDGIEFLHRVQKITPDTTRIMLTGHADVEAATLAVNRGHVFRFLTKPVQADEMRRILDAATKQYSLVTSEKELLRGTLRGCIRVLTEVLSVVSPETFSLSQRIKSLAVKTAERSGIRNTNQLELAAMLSQLGCISLSEATLHKIHSGEELTEIEQKEFAAHPSISVKLLSNIPRLDQVVEIISNQNKRVDEFPDMPIESKIIKACLDFETFRGRGLSSSASFSEMKKNSEWYDQDILESLEDSATIKDHYEKKMLPVSDLKPGMIMNQNLSTSTGVLVIAKGQEIGEAILARLNNIARNNKLPDQINVLINKRHFKTNSS; encoded by the coding sequence ATGGGAAAAGCCAGAATTCTATTTGTGGACGATGAAATAAATTTACTCAAATCTGTCAAAGCAATGTTCAGAAAACAGTACTCCGTTGATATCGCCGAAGGCCCCGAAAAAGGGCTTGAAATGATACAAAATGGGAATAAATATGCTGTCATTATTTCTGATTTGAAAATGCCCGGCATGGACGGCATTGAATTTTTACATCGAGTTCAAAAGATAACCCCCGACACAACACGCATAATGCTGACAGGACATGCGGACGTTGAAGCAGCAACTCTGGCAGTAAATAGAGGGCATGTATTCCGCTTTCTTACCAAACCGGTACAAGCCGATGAAATGCGCCGCATTCTTGATGCAGCGACAAAACAGTATTCGCTGGTTACCTCGGAAAAAGAGCTTCTGCGCGGAACATTAAGGGGATGTATTAGAGTACTTACAGAAGTGCTTTCAGTCGTTAGTCCAGAAACATTCAGCCTAAGTCAGCGCATCAAAAGTCTGGCCGTAAAAACAGCAGAACGCAGTGGTATTCGTAATACAAATCAACTTGAACTAGCTGCGATGCTTTCCCAATTAGGCTGCATATCCCTAAGCGAGGCAACTTTACACAAAATTCACTCTGGTGAAGAACTTACAGAAATTGAACAAAAAGAGTTTGCAGCTCATCCCTCCATATCAGTGAAATTACTTTCTAATATTCCGAGGCTTGATCAGGTTGTCGAAATAATAAGCAATCAAAATAAACGTGTAGACGAATTTCCAGATATGCCTATTGAATCTAAAATAATTAAAGCCTGCCTCGACTTTGAAACATTTAGAGGCAGAGGGCTGAGCTCATCCGCATCCTTTTCTGAAATGAAAAAAAACAGCGAGTGGTACGATCAAGATATACTTGAATCTTTAGAAGATTCAGCCACAATTAAAGATCACTATGAGAAAAAAATGCTACCAGTTTCTGACCTTAAACCCGGAATGATCATGAATCAAAATTTAAGCACCTCAACGGGAGTTTTGGTCATAGCAAAGGGGCAGGAAATCGGAGAAGCAATTCTTGCCCGGTTGAATAATATTGCACGTAACAATAAACTGCCAGATCAAATTAATGTTCTAATTAACAAAAGACATTTCAAAACGAATAGCAGCTAG
- a CDS encoding PP2C family protein-serine/threonine phosphatase, giving the protein MKQRVLFIDDDKNILASFRSLLRKEFIVDTASHPEEGLAMFKEKGPYPVVVSDLKMPDMNGLTLLSKISSLNKDTVGIILTGHADLEAAVTALNQGYVFRFLTKPSDKQTIVNVVRAGLDQYNLITGNKEKERIIKEDLKAAAFIQESFLPHNRNEIEDLSLSWLFKPSDYVGGDMFDLIHLDKDNSFFYILDISGHGVSAALAAVSVSLLLTRSSHLTNPETGEINPPSELLLQLDNDFPIERLNKHFTMFCGIVNSARKTLRYSSAGHLPPILLRSNGELEYLEKGGSVIGMNSGIPFEEDEVPFNPGDRLISFTDGISEYQSPSDEMFEMERFISLVQEYREMSSRDILDGIYDKMMQFGENRPPQDDVTICCLDFKQKSEE; this is encoded by the coding sequence ATGAAACAGAGGGTCCTTTTCATAGATGACGATAAGAATATCCTTGCCTCCTTTCGAAGTCTTCTTCGCAAGGAGTTCATTGTTGATACAGCTTCTCACCCGGAAGAGGGGCTTGCTATGTTCAAGGAAAAGGGTCCTTACCCAGTAGTCGTCTCCGATTTGAAAATGCCTGACATGAATGGGCTGACCCTGCTTTCGAAAATAAGCAGCTTAAATAAAGACACTGTCGGTATTATACTTACAGGACACGCAGACTTAGAAGCAGCTGTAACAGCCCTGAATCAAGGTTATGTATTCCGCTTCCTTACTAAACCTTCTGACAAGCAAACTATTGTAAACGTAGTCCGTGCAGGACTTGATCAATACAACCTGATCACTGGGAACAAGGAAAAGGAACGGATAATAAAAGAGGATTTAAAAGCCGCTGCCTTTATTCAGGAAAGCTTTCTTCCCCATAACCGTAATGAAATAGAAGATCTATCGCTTAGCTGGCTGTTCAAGCCCAGTGATTATGTCGGTGGAGATATGTTCGACCTGATTCACCTTGATAAAGATAATTCCTTTTTTTACATACTGGATATCAGTGGACATGGCGTTTCTGCAGCTCTCGCCGCCGTCTCCGTATCTCTTCTGCTGACACGTTCCAGCCACCTGACCAACCCCGAAACAGGAGAAATAAATCCACCTTCTGAACTTTTGCTGCAACTGGATAATGACTTTCCAATCGAGCGGCTGAATAAGCATTTCACTATGTTTTGCGGGATAGTAAACTCTGCTCGCAAAACTCTTCGCTACAGCAGCGCCGGCCACTTGCCACCGATCCTGCTTCGCAGCAATGGAGAACTTGAGTACCTTGAAAAAGGCGGCAGTGTAATCGGTATGAATTCAGGAATTCCATTTGAAGAAGACGAAGTTCCATTCAATCCAGGGGACAGACTGATCAGCTTTACCGATGGAATATCTGAGTATCAGTCGCCTTCTGACGAAATGTTCGAGATGGAGAGATTCATTTCTCTAGTTCAAGAATATCGAGAAATGTCCTCCCGTGACATACTTGATGGTATTTATGACAAAATGATGCAATTCGGAGAAAACCGCCCGCCTCAGGACGATGTTACAATCTGCTGTCTCGATTTTAAACAAAAAAGCGAAGAATAA
- a CDS encoding metallophosphoesterase, with the protein MSSLSQNIFLELAVRMGQESISRRLILQIDHSATLYGKGYGHVHLENLESFTRFVGTVLKLSGMAERGKNNSLAFRTEEHAITLPELPDAFDGFKILHLSDIHIDGFIDNGVALISLVKSLKYDLCVLTGDYRFLTHNTYEDCSLGMELLLENIHCPHGIYAILGNHDFIEQVPSLEKAGAQVLLNENALIEKEGEQLFIAGVDDPHFYGSHDLERALQSRPDKTTTILLSHSPELFAEAAKSEVDLYLCGHTHGGQICLPGEVPLITHAACPRSMTAGHWEYNQMIGYTSRGAGCSGVTARFNCPPEVTIHTLRKANPEHSTGGGA; encoded by the coding sequence ATGAGCTCTCTATCACAAAATATTTTTCTTGAACTAGCTGTCAGGATGGGCCAGGAATCCATTTCTCGCCGCTTAATCCTGCAAATTGACCACTCCGCAACCTTGTACGGAAAAGGTTACGGACATGTTCATCTTGAAAATTTAGAAAGCTTTACTCGTTTTGTAGGGACTGTATTAAAACTATCCGGCATGGCCGAGCGTGGAAAGAACAACAGCCTTGCATTTAGAACAGAAGAACATGCTATAACATTACCAGAACTCCCGGACGCTTTTGACGGATTTAAAATACTGCACCTCTCAGATATCCACATAGACGGATTTATTGACAATGGGGTAGCTCTTATCTCGTTAGTAAAATCCCTAAAATATGACCTCTGCGTACTAACCGGAGACTACCGCTTTCTTACCCACAATACATATGAAGATTGTTCGCTAGGAATGGAACTTCTTCTGGAAAACATACACTGCCCTCATGGTATTTATGCAATACTGGGAAATCACGATTTCATTGAACAGGTTCCATCTCTGGAAAAAGCAGGTGCACAGGTACTTCTAAATGAAAACGCTCTTATCGAAAAAGAAGGCGAACAACTATTTATTGCCGGCGTAGATGACCCTCATTTTTATGGATCTCATGACCTTGAAAGAGCACTCCAATCAAGGCCGGATAAAACGACCACAATTCTACTCTCGCACTCACCAGAGTTATTCGCCGAAGCAGCAAAGTCAGAAGTGGACCTCTACCTTTGCGGCCATACCCACGGCGGTCAGATTTGCCTTCCCGGAGAAGTCCCGCTCATCACACATGCGGCATGTCCACGCAGCATGACAGCCGGGCACTGGGAATATAATCAAATGATAGGATACACTTCGCGCGGCGCAGGATGTTCAGGAGTTACTGCAAGGTTCAATTGCCCACCGGAAGTAACAATCCACACCTTGCGTAAAGCTAATCCAGAACATTCGACCGGAGGCGGAGCATGA
- a CDS encoding ATP-binding protein yields the protein MKTKFNITERFGSDLSNLSISAAMVKQCKKELSLPDNIAQKIDLAVSEAVSNAIRHAEASKEDGIELSFKLKGQNLIIRVEDNGPGFDFDNVVEPDLENHPSGGYGVFLIKQVMDNVEYKRAGETNVLAMTKNIAVSESEN from the coding sequence ATGAAAACAAAATTTAACATAACTGAAAGATTCGGCTCCGACCTGAGTAATCTTTCCATAAGCGCTGCAATGGTGAAACAATGCAAAAAAGAACTTTCACTGCCAGACAACATTGCCCAGAAAATTGACCTTGCTGTATCGGAAGCAGTGTCTAATGCCATTCGCCATGCAGAAGCTTCAAAAGAGGATGGAATTGAGCTAAGTTTCAAACTTAAAGGACAGAATCTTATCATTAGAGTGGAAGACAATGGTCCGGGATTTGATTTCGATAACGTGGTGGAACCAGATTTAGAAAACCATCCTTCGGGTGGCTATGGGGTTTTCCTTATCAAGCAAGTTATGGACAATGTTGAATATAAACGAGCCGGCGAAACAAACGTGCTGGCTATGACCAAAAACATCGCCGTTAGCGAATCGGAGAATTAG
- a CDS encoding EamA family transporter yields MEYLLVLVSVMMTTLGQIFQKLGAIRIKSEMAEGKGVMAAASNIHIFMGIGCLGLGAFLWLLVLSRMELSLAYPMLSLGYVLVTIASKYLFNEEVPLHRYAGIATIIFGIILISRS; encoded by the coding sequence ATGGAATATCTTCTGGTTCTTGTTTCAGTCATGATGACAACACTCGGACAAATATTTCAAAAACTTGGTGCAATTCGCATCAAGAGTGAAATGGCTGAGGGAAAAGGTGTTATGGCTGCAGCGTCCAATATCCATATCTTTATGGGAATAGGCTGCCTCGGACTGGGAGCCTTTCTCTGGCTGCTTGTATTATCACGCATGGAACTAAGCCTTGCTTATCCTATGCTAAGTCTTGGCTATGTACTGGTCACAATAGCTTCAAAATATCTTTTTAACGAAGAAGTCCCCCTGCATCGCTATGCAGGAATAGCTACTATAATCTTCGGCATTATCCTTATTTCAAGAAGCTGA
- a CDS encoding DMT family transporter: MKSYMLVILSVVLGVIGQLFMKKGMLAIGPLSNPDLMTFFHIIFQPWVFCGLASYGMAMVLWVAVLGRLDLSYAYPLLSSGYVLVALGSWWMFGDTISASRWAGIIVISAGVGLTAKK, from the coding sequence ATGAAATCATACATGCTTGTAATCTTATCCGTTGTTCTGGGTGTTATAGGACAGCTTTTTATGAAAAAAGGAATGCTGGCTATAGGACCACTCTCAAACCCGGACTTGATGACCTTTTTCCACATAATATTTCAACCGTGGGTTTTCTGCGGACTCGCATCTTATGGGATGGCTATGGTTTTATGGGTTGCTGTCCTTGGCAGGCTGGACCTCAGCTACGCTTATCCGCTCTTAAGTTCTGGCTACGTGCTTGTCGCTCTTGGTTCGTGGTGGATGTTCGGTGACACAATTTCAGCATCACGCTGGGCAGGAATTATTGTCATTTCAGCCGGCGTCGGCCTTACTGCAAAGAAATGA
- a CDS encoding dolichyl-phosphate beta-glucosyltransferase encodes MNNYEEDIYLSVVIPAYNEQERIADTLYTIKEFLSKQPYKSEIIVVDDGSRDWTTEVVKAVDIYSSEMNDQKVSAILENVKNVGKGFSVARGMLRTCGKYILFSDADLSTPIEEVNKLLPILEQGCAVVIGSRKMKESEVEKKPFYRELMSIFFNSVVGLFAIRGIKDTQCGFKAFHSEAGKEIANRQKLYGFSFDVEQLFLARKLGYCIKEVPVKWSHAEGSTVDPIRDSIKMFIDVMRIRFLHRGKV; translated from the coding sequence ATGAATAATTACGAAGAAGATATTTATCTTTCTGTGGTTATCCCAGCTTATAATGAGCAGGAACGCATTGCAGATACACTTTACACGATAAAAGAATTTCTTTCCAAGCAACCATACAAAAGTGAAATAATTGTTGTGGATGATGGAAGCAGAGACTGGACTACAGAAGTGGTTAAGGCTGTCGACATCTATAGCAGCGAAATGAATGACCAGAAAGTCAGTGCTATCTTGGAAAACGTGAAAAATGTAGGAAAAGGATTTTCTGTCGCAAGAGGTATGCTCCGCACATGCGGGAAATACATTCTATTCTCAGACGCAGATCTTTCAACCCCTATTGAAGAGGTAAATAAACTGCTGCCAATTCTAGAACAAGGTTGTGCGGTAGTAATAGGTTCACGCAAAATGAAAGAATCAGAAGTTGAAAAAAAACCTTTTTACCGAGAACTGATGAGCATCTTTTTCAACTCTGTTGTCGGCCTTTTTGCCATCCGAGGCATAAAAGACACCCAATGCGGATTTAAAGCGTTCCATAGCGAAGCAGGCAAAGAAATTGCTAACAGGCAAAAACTCTACGGCTTCAGCTTTGACGTGGAACAGCTATTTCTTGCCCGCAAATTAGGATATTGCATCAAGGAAGTTCCCGTAAAATGGAGCCATGCCGAAGGGTCCACAGTAGATCCAATAAGAGACTCCATCAAAATGTTTATTGACGTTATGCGGATACGTTTTCTGCATCGCGGAAAAGTTTAA
- a CDS encoding STAS domain-containing protein — MLKIDVKNEQDICIITPDTPRLDASTAVDFKTALLNLIKEEQIRILLNLEHIDFIDSSGLGAIISALRLVGVKGDIKLCCVNEQIIELLRLTRLDKILVSFKNEKAAIEGF; from the coding sequence ATGCTTAAAATTGATGTAAAAAACGAACAAGACATATGTATTATCACCCCGGACACACCACGCCTTGACGCAAGCACAGCCGTGGACTTTAAAACTGCCCTTCTGAACTTAATTAAAGAAGAGCAGATTAGAATTTTGCTTAACTTAGAACACATTGATTTTATAGACAGTTCCGGACTTGGAGCCATCATCTCTGCTCTACGATTAGTAGGAGTAAAAGGAGACATAAAACTGTGCTGCGTCAATGAACAAATTATTGAACTGCTCAGACTTACAAGACTTGATAAAATCTTAGTATCCTTCAAAAACGAAAAAGCCGCTATAGAAGGTTTTTAA
- a CDS encoding glycosyltransferase family 2 protein, translated as MKEFYFSKFEHRTPYKPVPYSGSRQFLYQYLATINIAMGVWYFHWRWFYSLNTEALWFSIPLALAETLAFLSTTLFIINLWSYRDETPKEPPTTVNDILAENDKQPVDRPIIVDVFLPTYTEDPELVRYSIRDSKAVTYPFPADIRIHILDDGKRDEMRQIADEEEANYITRDDNRGFKAGNLRNAMEQTSGDIIVILDADTRPFPKFLERTLGYFRDPDVAWVQTPQWFYDIPEGITLEKWLGKKIGTVGSFFGRMIEKVIGPINIGRDIFGSDPRMFYDCILRKRMNFNAAFCCGAGSLHRREAVQRAALIRYADEIERHADHVSKDTDDPELAEAMRFGAIRGFMSETEVTPYKYHVSEDIYTSMLLHADRSRRWKSVHHPEILSKMLSPQDLEAYLTQNFKYSSGTLDLLRRDNPVSLPGLSSGQRLMYFSSTFSYFAAFWMVIFLITPPIFYFTNIVPVNGFNLDFFIHILSFQLISQITFMFGTWGVNTLRNVQYYVAFFPLNIRAIWTVLKGSDIKFKVTPKTGESRARLDLVRPQIFIIALNFAGIFWYIGRIFLGYEYDLLGFIIATFWSLLNMSSLMVIIRAATWNSNSNQLK; from the coding sequence ATGAAGGAATTCTACTTTTCCAAATTTGAACACAGAACGCCCTACAAACCCGTTCCTTATTCGGGCAGCAGGCAATTTCTGTATCAATATCTGGCTACCATAAATATTGCTATGGGAGTCTGGTACTTTCACTGGCGTTGGTTTTATTCTCTCAACACAGAAGCTCTCTGGTTTTCTATTCCGCTAGCACTGGCAGAAACGCTTGCATTCTTAAGCACAACCCTTTTCATCATCAACCTTTGGTCTTACCGCGACGAAACGCCCAAAGAACCTCCGACAACAGTTAATGATATTCTTGCGGAAAATGATAAACAACCTGTCGACAGGCCAATCATAGTAGATGTTTTTCTGCCGACGTATACAGAAGACCCCGAACTGGTCCGCTATAGTATCCGTGATTCCAAGGCCGTCACGTATCCGTTCCCTGCGGATATCCGTATTCATATTCTTGACGATGGCAAAAGAGATGAAATGCGACAAATCGCCGATGAAGAAGAGGCTAACTACATCACCCGTGATGATAACCGAGGATTCAAAGCCGGTAATTTGCGCAACGCCATGGAACAGACTTCTGGCGATATCATTGTCATTCTTGACGCTGACACTCGCCCTTTCCCTAAATTTCTGGAACGTACTCTGGGATATTTTAGAGATCCGGATGTCGCATGGGTTCAAACTCCGCAATGGTTTTATGATATTCCCGAAGGCATAACTCTTGAAAAATGGCTCGGGAAAAAAATTGGAACCGTCGGCTCTTTCTTCGGAAGAATGATTGAGAAAGTTATTGGTCCCATAAACATTGGCCGCGACATATTCGGAAGTGACCCACGCATGTTTTATGACTGTATCCTCAGAAAACGTATGAACTTCAATGCTGCATTCTGCTGCGGAGCTGGCTCTTTACATAGACGTGAAGCTGTACAGCGTGCTGCTCTTATTCGTTATGCCGATGAAATAGAACGCCACGCGGACCACGTCAGCAAGGACACAGATGATCCCGAACTAGCCGAAGCTATGCGTTTTGGCGCGATCAGAGGCTTCATGAGCGAAACTGAAGTTACTCCTTATAAATATCACGTATCTGAGGATATTTATACGTCCATGCTTCTTCATGCCGACCGATCCAGACGATGGAAGTCAGTTCATCACCCTGAAATACTTTCAAAGATGCTATCCCCTCAGGATCTTGAAGCATACCTTACCCAAAACTTTAAATACTCTAGCGGTACTTTAGACCTTCTTCGTAGAGATAATCCAGTCTCACTTCCCGGATTATCTTCCGGGCAAAGACTGATGTATTTTTCATCAACTTTTTCATATTTTGCGGCATTCTGGATGGTAATTTTTCTGATCACTCCACCAATATTTTATTTCACCAACATTGTGCCTGTAAACGGATTCAATCTGGATTTTTTCATTCACATTCTGTCTTTTCAGCTTATCAGCCAGATAACCTTTATGTTCGGAACATGGGGCGTAAATACACTTAGAAACGTACAATACTATGTAGCATTTTTCCCACTGAATATAAGAGCAATATGGACAGTTCTCAAAGGCAGTGACATCAAATTCAAGGTGACGCCCAAGACAGGTGAAAGCAGAGCAAGGTTAGACTTAGTTCGGCCGCAAATTTTTATTATTGCTTTAAACTTTGCAGGAATATTCTGGTACATCGGAAGAATATTCCTTGGCTACGAGTATGATCTACTGGGGTTCATAATTGCAACCTTCTGGTCGCTTCTGAACATGTCGTCGCTCATGGTTATAATACGTGCGGCAACTTGGAACTCGAACAGCAATCAACTGAAATAA
- a CDS encoding DUF3131 domain-containing protein: MSFKNELLEMRSQIAVILGLITTGIIIFFLTDLSYLQTERIVTGTSSEGKAVPAITFTADIPFAERRNLTADEIKMAKTAWTYFENNWNSETGLADSVSGFHFTTLWDTSSYLLGLISAHKLEIISDDNFHNRMTKALDSLAKIPLYNDELPNKAYDTKSLSMTDYQNKPSDTGTGWSAIDIGRLFVPFNVIMYEYSQYTPKVREIISRWDFSRMFINGQLFGVTYKNGIEQLNQEGRLGYEEYVSKSFALLGFDISEAYNYLDHTGLVEIEGVEVPVDIRSSARFGAHTYALSEPYILDGLEFGWDYFSNEFSYRIYLAQEKRWENTGILTAVTETALNEDPFFTYNTVFGEGKPWACLTSEGLESSKWRTLSTKAIFGWNSLYDTEYTEMLLEKTLQLATDKNGFYAGTYESDGRINSVTTCNTNGVILEALCYRKFGPFLRIQGKGNNK, translated from the coding sequence ATGAGTTTCAAGAATGAATTGCTGGAAATGCGAAGTCAAATTGCCGTAATTTTGGGGCTTATCACTACAGGCATAATCATATTTTTCCTGACCGATCTCAGCTACCTGCAGACCGAGCGTATTGTCACAGGTACAAGTTCTGAAGGAAAAGCAGTTCCGGCAATCACTTTCACTGCAGACATCCCCTTTGCCGAGCGCCGCAACTTAACAGCAGATGAAATTAAGATGGCTAAAACTGCTTGGACATACTTTGAAAACAACTGGAACTCTGAAACCGGGTTAGCCGATTCAGTTTCCGGGTTTCACTTCACCACACTGTGGGACACATCCTCATATCTGCTCGGACTTATTTCAGCACATAAGCTTGAAATTATCAGTGATGACAATTTTCATAATCGTATGACAAAGGCTCTCGATTCATTAGCTAAAATACCTCTATATAATGATGAACTACCTAACAAAGCTTACGACACAAAATCCCTTTCCATGACAGATTACCAGAACAAGCCATCTGATACAGGCACAGGTTGGAGTGCTATCGACATCGGTAGACTATTCGTCCCATTCAACGTGATCATGTACGAATACAGTCAATACACACCAAAAGTCAGAGAAATAATATCTCGTTGGGATTTCAGCCGTATGTTTATAAATGGGCAACTTTTCGGAGTCACATACAAAAACGGCATTGAGCAACTTAATCAGGAAGGACGTTTAGGGTACGAGGAATATGTGTCCAAATCATTCGCATTGCTTGGATTCGATATCAGTGAAGCTTACAATTATTTAGACCATACTGGTTTAGTGGAAATTGAAGGAGTGGAAGTCCCTGTTGATATTCGCAGCTCAGCCCGCTTTGGAGCACACACATATGCTCTTAGTGAACCTTATATTTTAGACGGACTGGAGTTCGGATGGGACTATTTTTCAAATGAATTTTCTTACCGCATATACCTTGCTCAAGAAAAAAGATGGGAGAATACAGGAATACTGACAGCAGTTACCGAAACAGCTCTGAACGAAGATCCTTTCTTTACTTACAACACAGTATTTGGCGAAGGAAAACCCTGGGCCTGTCTCACTTCCGAAGGACTTGAATCATCCAAATGGAGGACACTGAGCACCAAGGCCATATTTGGTTGGAACAGTCTATATGACACGGAGTATACTGAAATGCTCCTTGAAAAAACGTTGCAGCTCGCCACAGATAAAAATGGATTCTATGCCGGAACTTATGAAAGTGACGGCAGAATAAATTCAGTTACCACCTGTAACACTAATGGAGTCATTCTCGAAGCCCTGTGCTATAGAAAATTCGGACCATTCCTCCGGATTCAAGGTAAGGGGAATAATAAATAA